A genomic stretch from Leptotrichia sp. HSP-536 includes:
- a CDS encoding type II secretion system protein GspD: MERKRKNFKLFTVLFLIFYIVGNNSFGAKTSDYVNKTDVENAKKIFIYEVPKKVQTEKKENSNKSSNNNQNNKNSNKNKNSANISKNNESTSNNNKNQVQNQVQPVKEKKRTGEIDLEYRNSKDITEKLNGFFGFEVIGIDNKVIFNGDESKIEEMRRIIKSLDKEKEQVIIKGTIIDTSSNLFERLGIDWSINSDNANATKDNLVAKFLNGEVSIASIFSTGGKFLGIDFNLLKENGDIRIEAMPTLMIMENEEGELKVTEEVLVGEKKTTKKDTEYVEPIFSEAGIVFKINPEIRKINGIKKILLKIDTEISNFKLTSSYNASSGAKQKNQTKTTITLNNGGSTFIGGLKQDVSKETIRRVPVLSKIPIVGPLFKYRRTNRELRDIYIEIEAVIQEKI; encoded by the coding sequence ATGGAAAGGAAAAGAAAAAATTTTAAATTGTTTACGGTTTTATTTTTGATTTTTTATATTGTTGGAAATAATAGTTTTGGAGCTAAAACATCTGATTATGTGAATAAAACTGATGTAGAAAATGCGAAGAAAATATTTATTTATGAAGTTCCAAAGAAGGTCCAGACAGAAAAGAAGGAAAATAGCAATAAAAGTTCAAATAATAATCAGAATAATAAAAATTCAAATAAAAATAAAAATTCAGCAAATATATCAAAAAATAATGAAAGTACAAGTAACAACAATAAAAATCAAGTACAGAATCAGGTTCAGCCTGTCAAGGAAAAGAAAAGAACTGGAGAAATTGATTTGGAATACAGAAATTCAAAAGATATTACTGAAAAATTGAATGGTTTTTTTGGATTTGAAGTGATTGGAATTGATAATAAAGTTATTTTTAATGGAGATGAAAGTAAAATTGAGGAAATGAGAAGGATTATAAAGTCGCTGGATAAGGAAAAGGAACAAGTTATAATAAAGGGAACTATAATTGATACAAGCTCAAACCTGTTTGAGCGGCTTGGAATTGACTGGAGCATAAATAGCGATAATGCGAATGCGACTAAAGATAATCTAGTGGCAAAATTTTTGAATGGAGAAGTTTCCATTGCATCTATTTTTTCAACTGGTGGAAAATTTTTGGGAATAGATTTTAATTTATTGAAAGAAAATGGTGATATACGGATTGAGGCTATGCCGACACTTATGATTATGGAAAATGAAGAAGGTGAATTAAAAGTTACAGAAGAAGTTTTGGTTGGAGAAAAGAAGACTACGAAAAAAGATACTGAATATGTAGAGCCGATTTTTTCTGAAGCGGGAATAGTCTTTAAAATTAATCCTGAAATTAGAAAAATTAACGGCATAAAGAAAATTTTATTAAAAATAGATACAGAAATAAGTAATTTTAAGCTGACTTCAAGCTATAATGCGTCTTCTGGAGCTAAACAGAAGAATCAGACTAAAACAACAATTACGTTGAATAACGGTGGCTCGACATTTATTGGAGGATTAAAGCAGGATGTGAGCAAGGAAACGATAAGAAGAGTTCCAGTATTATCGAAAATTCCAATAGTTGGTCCGCTTTTTAAATATAGAAGGACTAATAGAGAATTGCGGGATATTTATATTGAAATTGAAGCTGTTATTCAGGAGAAAATTTAA
- the rfaE1 gene encoding D-glycero-beta-D-manno-heptose-7-phosphate kinase: MISIQRLEKIIKKFNNVRIAVVGDMMLDEYLIGKVNRISPEAPVPIVNIEKERFVLGGASNVANNLTSLKGKVFVYGVIGDDANGEKFIKELEEKNIDSNGIVKDETRPTIIKSRVLSQGQQLLRLDWEKDTDISEDIQNKLLKNIEKNIENIDAILLSDYNKGLLTKHLSEKIIEVAKKHNKKVMVDPKPHNFKNYVGATSMTPNRKELLDYFGMKKFTSEEEIAEKMAQLKDELKLDSVVLTRSEEGVSLFKTKHKRIPTVAREVYDVTGAGDTFISTFLLSICAGADLYEAGVIANMASGIVVAKIGTATATQDEILEFYKDNDNVLKNI, from the coding sequence ATGATTTCGATTCAGAGGCTTGAAAAAATAATAAAAAAATTTAATAATGTGAGAATTGCTGTTGTTGGTGATATGATGCTGGATGAGTATCTAATAGGAAAAGTTAATAGAATTTCTCCTGAAGCACCAGTTCCTATCGTAAATATTGAAAAGGAAAGATTTGTACTTGGAGGAGCTTCAAATGTGGCAAATAATTTAACGTCACTTAAAGGGAAAGTTTTTGTTTACGGTGTCATTGGAGATGATGCGAATGGTGAAAAATTTATAAAGGAACTTGAAGAAAAAAATATTGATTCTAATGGAATTGTAAAGGATGAAACGCGTCCAACAATTATTAAGAGCAGAGTTTTATCACAAGGACAGCAGTTGCTTAGATTAGACTGGGAAAAAGATACTGATATTTCAGAAGATATTCAAAATAAACTCTTGAAAAATATTGAAAAAAATATTGAAAATATTGACGCAATATTGTTATCTGATTATAATAAAGGCTTGCTTACAAAACATTTATCAGAAAAAATTATAGAAGTAGCAAAAAAACATAACAAAAAAGTAATGGTTGATCCAAAACCGCATAATTTTAAAAATTATGTTGGGGCAACTTCGATGACTCCAAATAGAAAAGAGCTTCTGGATTATTTTGGAATGAAAAAATTTACGAGTGAGGAAGAAATTGCTGAAAAAATGGCTCAGTTAAAGGATGAACTTAAATTAGATAGTGTTGTGCTTACTAGAAGTGAAGAAGGGGTTTCGTTATTTAAGACAAAACATAAGAGGATACCGACTGTGGCAAGGGAAGTTTATGATGTTACAGGGGCTGGAGACACCTTCATATCGACATTTTTACTTTCGATATGTGCTGGAGCTGATTTGTATGAGGCTGGGGTAATTGCAAATATGGCATCTGGAATTGTAGTGGCAAAAATAGGAACTGCTACTGCAACACAAGATGAAATACTGGAATTTTACAAGGATAATGACAATGTGTTGAAAAATATATAA